The DNA region TGAACAACGGTGGTGAAGAAGATAAGGGCGATGCTGTGCATAAAGAGGCACATCAATTGTTGAAATCTGGTAGTGCAGCTGGCTTTATTAATTTTATCGGGAATGTCGAATCCCGTGAAATATTACAAGGACCAGCAGATGTCGTTGTTGCGGATGGTTTCTCCGGTAATGCGACCCTCAAAGCGATTGAGGGAACGGCGTTGTCATTGATGAAAATGATTAAGCAAACAATCATGAATGCTGGGGTTATTGGTAAACTAGGTGGCGCAATGTTAAAACCAGCGTTAAAACAAGTTGCCGGCCGTTTAGATCCTGAGCAATACGGCGGGGCAGTAGTGTTAGGGGTTAAAGCACCTGTAGTCAAGACACATGGCGCATCTGGGCCTGAAGCTGTTGCCGGGACCATGCGACAAATTAATACTATGTTAGAAACCCAGCTCATTGAAAAAGTAGAAACATTTGTTTCTGCGCATAAAGATGATTTAGCTGCTCGTGAGACAGAGGAATAGAAAGTTAAAAGGATAGAAAAATGGAAAAAAAAAGCAATTTATGACCGCGTTGTAACAATCGTGACCGATCACTTCGAATTAGAGCCTGAAAAAGTTACTGGAGATTTAAACTTCTTAACAGATATTGATGCCGATTCAATTGATTTTGTAGAACTTGTGTTAGAAATGGAAGACGAATTTGGTGCCGAAATTTCTGATGAAGCAGCTGAAACGTTGGTAACAATCAACAGTACAGTTGACTATATCTATAATCACCAAAGTAAATAAATCTTTTAAAAGTAGCTATCAAAGCAGGAAAGTTGATAGCTTTTTTTGAACTACAATGCTGCATTATCGCAGAATCAGTGGATGACATTAAAAACGATAATGATTAGATTCATTGATTTGCGGACTAATGCGGTAATCACAAAGTGTATTTATGATTGACAGATTAGACTGGCAAATATTCGTTGATCGAAAAATTACAGGTTATTAGCGCTGAATTAAGTTGATTTAAAAGAAACCAAACGCAAATGCGCTTGGTTTTTTGGTATACTAAACTAAGTATCAAAATGAGGGAGAGTGAAAATGTTTGCTCAGTTACAAGCAGAAATCGCACAAAAATACGATATTCATTTTAATAATTTAGCACTTTTAGAAGAAGCACTAACACAAGCCAACTATATTAATGAACATCCTGAATATCAAGGACGTGATTATCAACGTTTGGAATTTTTAGGTGATGCCATCATGCAACAATCATCAGCGGTCTATTTATTCAAAAAATATCCCGATTGGGATGAGGGACGTTTAACTGAATTACGAATTTTAATGGTTCAGACGCGCTCTTTTGCAGCCTTATCACGTGAATTACATTTAGATCGATATGTTCAACTTGGACGAGGAGAAGAATTATCAGGCGCGCGGAATCGTGAATCTTTACTTGAAGATTTATGGGAAGCATTCATTGGCGCACTTTATTTGGATCAAGGACAAGCAGTGGTCATGCGGTTATTAGATCTGGTCTTTTTTTCAAAAATTGAAACTGGGTTCTATGATCGGTTTGTGGATTATAAATCAAAATTGCAAGAATTATTGCAAAAAAATGGGACAGTTGATATTAATTACGAAAAAATTGCTGAACAGCAAATTGAAAATAATGAACAATTGTTTACTGTTTCTGTTGCCCTTAATGGTCAGAAATTGGCTGAAGGGACCGGAAAATCAACTAAGGATGCAGAAAAGGCCGCTGCACGCATCGCTTATCAAAATTTAACGAAGTAGTCGGGAATTTAGAATGAAGCTTAAGACACTTGAGATTAGTGGATTTAAATCATTTGCTAATCGCACAAAAATTGAATTCATGCCAGGAATAACTGGTGTTGTCGGACCAAATGGTTCGGGTAAATCAAATATTATCGAATCGATTCGTTGGGTGATGGGCGAGACATCTGCTAAAGGGTTACGTGGTGACAAAATGGCAGATGTTATTTTTGGTGGTACAAATACACGAGCACCATTGAACCGGGCAGAAGTCTCAATCACATTCGACAATACCGACCATTATTTAAATTCTGAATATTCTGAAATTAGAATTACGCGAACGCTTTACCGTTCGGGTGAATCTAAGTATCAAATTAATGGTCAGACAGTACGCTTACGTGACGTACATGAGTTATTTATGGATTCAGGACTTGGACGTGAGAGTTTCTCGATTATTTCTCAGGGCCGAGTAGAAAGTATTTTTTCTGCTAAGCCAATTGAGCGACGTTCGATTATTGAGGATGTGGCGGGTGTCTATAAATATAAGCAGAATAAAGAACAGGCCGAAAAGGAACTACAAGAGACAGTCGATAATTTACATCGTGTCCAAGATATATTATTTGAACTAGAGAACCGGATTGAACCGCTAGCGCAACAAGCATCAAGAGCATCAGACTACTTAACCACTAAAGAAAAATTTGACCAATTAGATCAGGCACGATTGGTCATTGAATTAGATGATTTGTTTTTAGATCAGACCAAGATTGCAAAACAACTACTTGAATTAGAGCAACAAAATTCAAATGGCAAGCAGCAGTTAGAGACACAAAACCACGCATTATCAGAATTGAAAGTGCAAAGAATAGCTCTTGAGACATTGAGAGATAAGTATCAGGCGCAGATTGTCACACTGACTCAAAAGGTTGAACAATTAACCGGTGAGAAGCGACTTGAAGCTGAGCGAATGGCTAATCGAACACAGTCTGGACGTGATTTAAAAATGCGTCTGGAACAGGTCCAGCAGATACTAACAGAATTACAAAATAATCAAAAACAAAGACAAATTGAATTTGAAAAAGAAGATGCAAACGTTCATACTGCGCAAGCAACGCTTGAAACGACAACGGAGCACGCTGATCGACAGGTATTAGAAGAACATGAGGCAGTTATTTCAGAAGTTCGGAATAAACTCGTGGACGCTATGCAAGCCTTAACTTCGGCCAAAAATGAACAGACTTATTTAACTAAATCTAATCAGCAAAATGATGCTAATTTGGAACGATTAAATCTGAAATTATCCGATTTAAAGGCCAAAAATGCAGCACAGGCAACTTCAATTAGTGAAAAAGAAACGCGTTATCAAACATTAAGTCAACAATATACGATTCAGAAAAATGAGATTGAAAAGGCTAAGGTAGCGGGACAAAAACTTGAGCACGATCAAAAAATAGCCCGTAAAAATTGGTTTGACGCGTTAGAAAAGCAAGAACGGGCGACATCACGCTTGCAGTCGTTACAAAGATTATCGCAAAGTTATGATGGTTACTTTCAAGGCGTGAAAAATTTGATGCGTGCTAAAAACCAATTCACCGGCATTCAAGGCGTTGTGGCCGAATTGATTCAACTAGATGCAAGTAATGCATTAGCGATTGAAACGGCTTTAGGCGGCGCATTGCAGAGTGTGGTAGTTGATAATGAACAAACTGCGAAAAACGCCATTCAATATTTGACACGTCAAAGATTGGGGCGCGTGACATTTTTGCCAGTTTCGACGATTCAATCACGGCATCTATCTGCGCAACAGATACAGTTGGCGCAAAATCAAGCAGGCTTTATTGGTGTTGCAGCCGATTTGGTGACAGTAGCAAGTACACAACGCGCTATTATCCAAAATCTGTTAGGGACAACGTTGATTGTTGGCAATTTAGATCATGCTCAAATGCTTGCTAATCGTCTTCAACATCGCGTACGAGTGATTACACTAGATGGCCAAGTCATTAATGCGGGTGGTTCGATGGTTGGTGGCGCTAATCGGCAAACGGGTAATGGGCTTTTGGCACAACAAACGGAGATTGATCAGTTAACGCTTGAGTTGAAACAGCTTTCTCAAACAACAACAACGTATGAGGCACAAACGCGTCAGCTAGAACAACAGTTACAGGAAGTAACCCAAAATTTTCAAGCTTTACAACAAGCAGCGACCGCGTGCAATGAACAAGTACAGGCAGCTGCCGGTGAATTACATCTCGCACAGAATGTGGCAAATCAAATGTCTCGAGACTTTGAGGCCATGCAGTTTGAAATTAAACAATCCAGTGATGGAACAATTGACCACGCGACTCGAGTGACGGAGAATCGTCAGCAAATCCAAATGCATGATCAAGCAGTTCATCGGTTACAAACCCAACTGGATGAATTAACGCAACAACGCACTGATTTACAAACTAAGGTTGTTGCAGCTGAGCAATCAGCTACGGCATTACAAATTAAATTAGCAACGGTTCAAGCCGGAAGAGATAATGCTCGCGTTCGTTTAGACGATATTAATGAACGAATTCAAGCAGAAACGTCGTTAGCTGAAAGTTTGCATGAACAGTTGGCTGCACTTGATAGCAATCAGACCGATCGACAATCTGAAATCAGTATTAGTCTCGACAAATTGGAAACAGACTTAGCGCAAGTAAAAGAAACGGTTGCCGAAAAAGGAACCGAATTGACGAAAGTCGTACAATCTATTGAGATTGCAGAAGCTAATTTACAACTGGTACAAGATTCACAAACAAAGAATTTACAGGCGTTATCTGATGTTAAAGCACGTCAGGCTGAATTGGCACAAAAAATTAAACAAAATGAGAGTTTGTTACTTCAGACATATGAAACAACTTATGATGACTCAAAACAAACGATGCAAACAATTGATACGACTGACTTGAAAACACAGCTTAAACTGTTGAAACTAACCTTGAACGATATTGGAACAGTCAATATTGGTGCCATTGATGAGTATCAAGAAGTAAAAACACGTTATGATTTCCTTAATCAACAACAGGCCGATTTGTTAGATGCGCAGAATAATTTACAGACGACAATGTCAGAAATGGATCAAGAAGTTATAACACGCTTTAAGACAACATTTGATGCAATTGCTGAGCACTTCACCTATATTTTTGAAAAGATGTTTGGTGGTGGGAAAGCAGTCCTAGAATTAACAGACCCAGAGCATTTATTGACGACAGGTGTTGATATCAAGGCCCAGCCACCAGGAAAAAAATTCCAACAAATGAGTTTGTTATCAGGTGGAGAAAAAGCACTGACGGCAATCAGTTTGTTATTTGCCATTTTAGAAGTACGACCAGTACCTTTTGCTGTGTTGGATGAGACAGAAGCTGCCTTGGATGAAGCTAATGTTGATCGTTTTGCCGAATACTTGCATGAAGTAAACGAACGAACACAATTTATTGTCATTACCCACCGTAAAGGGACGATGAATCATGCAGATGTATTGTATGGTGTTACAATGCAGGAACCTGGTATTTCAACGATGGTTTCTGTGAATTTGGAAACCATTGATAGTTAGAAATTGGATAGAAAGTGAGTGGATAACATGGGATTATTTGATTCAATTAGGAAAGCTTTCTCAGTGGATGATGCGATTGAAACAGCGCGAAATCAACGTCAAAATCATGCATCGATTACTGTGGAAACATTATATCCAGCACAAACGGTACCGACTGTTCAATCAGAAGAAATTGATAAACCTCAAAATGATATTACAGTTGGCGTAGAAGCAGAAATCAGTCATACTTACTCAGAAACAGAAACAGAAACAGAAACAGAAACAGAAACAGAAACAGAAACAGAAACAGAAACAGAAACAGAAACAGAAACAGAAACAGAAAGCCAATCGCAATTAGACTCAGGACTAGATGAAACTAAAAAGTCTTGGGCATCACGTTGGCAGCATTTCATTGCCAATTTTCGAAGTGTCGATGAAGACTTTTTTGATGATCTAGAAGAGACTTTAATTAAAGCAGACGTTGGGGCAGCAACCGCATTGCAATTAACAGATGAATTGCGTGATGAGGTTAAATTACAAAATGCAAAGAGTAAACAAGCAGTATCAGAAGTCATTTTAGAAAAATTAGTGAACCATTACGAAGCACAGGGCATCAACGAAGATACGGCTATGCATTTTGCGCAAAATGGACCAACTGTTATTTTGTTTGTTGGTGTGAATGGCGTTGGAAAAACCACAACAATCGGTAAGCTGGCAGCGCGTTATAAAGGTGAAGGTAAAAAAGTGCTCCTTGCGGCTGGGGATACATTCCGAGCAGGTGCTACGCAACAATTGCAGGTTTGGGGAGAACGCGATGGTGTTGAAGTCGTTGCGGGCGCACCAAATTCAGATCCGGCTTCAGTCGTATATGATGGTGTTCGTGCGGCAATTGATCAACAGGCCGATATCTTGTTTGTTGATACCGCAGGCCGCTTACAAAATAATGTTAATTTGATGCAAGAATTGGAAAAAATGAAGCGCATTATTAGTCGTGAATTACCTGAACAACCAGCAGAAGTGCTATTAGTTTTGGATGCAACAACTGGACAAAATGCACTTCAACAAGCGAAATTGTTTAAAGACTCAACTGATGTTACCGGTATTGTACTAACTAAGTTAGATGGTACGGCCAAAGGTGGCATTATATTACCAATCCGTAATGAATTACATTTACCAGTTAAGTGGATTGGTTTGGGTGAGCAAGTGAATGATTTACAGCCGTTTGTTGCAAATGATTTTGCAAAGAGCCTGTTTGGTCAGCTATTGGAGATACGAGATGGAGATTGAAAAAAGTACGCGGTTAAACATTCTTTTTGATTTCTACCGCACGTTATTGACCGATAAGCAAAATGATTATTTAACGCTTTATTATGCTGATGATTATTCACTTGGTGAAATTGCTGAGACGTTTGCTGTTTCACGCCAGGCTGTGTATGATAATTTAAAACGTAGTACACAATTACTTGAAGACTATGAAGCAAAATTACAATTATTTTCAGACTACCAACGACGTCAAGTGATTGCTGAAAAAATCGCAGCGTATACACAAGAAAAATACCCGACCGATCTACAATTACAATCGATGATTGAGCAGTTAGTAACAATAGAAGAGGAGTAAAATTATGGCTTTTGAAGGATTAACAGAACGTCTTCAATCTGCACTCAGTGGCTTGCGACGTAAGGGAAAGGTCTCTGAATCGGATTTACGAGATACGATGCGCGAAATCCGAATGGCATTATTGGAAGCGGACGTCAATTTTGGGGTTGTGAAAGACTTTGTACGCGATGTTCGTGAAAAAGCGGCTGGTGAAAAAGTTCTCGAAGGGTTAAATCCCGCCCAACAAATTGTTAAAATTGTGAATGACGAATTGACAAAAATGATGGGGGAACAGGATGTTCCGTTGAACCAATCACCTAAAATTCCGACGGTTATTATGATGGTTGGACTGCAAGGTGCTGGAAAAACGACCACTGCAGGAAAATTAGCATTAAAACTCAAAAATGAAAAAAACGCTCGGCCATTAATGATCGCAGCTGATATTTATCGTCCAGCGGCCATTGATCAATTAGAGACATTGGGACAGCAAATTGATGTCCCTGTGTTTTCAATGGGAACTGATGCTGATCCACGAGAAATTGTTAGACAAGGGCTAATTAGAGCAAATGAAATCAAAGCGGATTATGTCTTTATTGATGCGGCTGGACGGTTACAAATCGATGAAGCATTAATGCAAGAGTTGGCAGATATCAAAGATATTGCAGAACCAAATGAAATATTATTGGTTGTAGATGCAATGACTGGACAAAACGCTACAGAGACAGCCGAAGGGTTTAATAATCGACTCGGTATTACTGGTGTGGTCCTAACAAAACTTGATGGTGATACTCGTGGTGGAGCAGCTTTGTCAATTCGAGCTGTGACCCAAAAACCAATCAAATTTGTTGGACAAGGTGAAAAGATGACTGATTTGGATACGTTCTATCCAGATCGTATGGCTTCACGTATTCTTGGCATGGGTGATTTGCTGACGTTGATCGAGCGAGCACAAAAAGACGTTGATGAAGAAAAAGCTGCTGCACAGGCAGAAAAGATGCGTCAAAATACATTCGATTTCAATGACTTTATTGACCAAATGGAACAAGTTAGTAATATGGGTGGCATTGAATCAATTATGAAAATGCTGCCTGGTATGGCAAACAATCCACAAGTAGCGGCTATGCAAGCTCAAATGGATCCTAAACAAATCGATCATATTAAAGCGATTGTCATGTCGATGACACCACAAGAGCGTGAACAACCTGAAATCATTAACCCCTCACGTCGTCGTCGTTTAGCGGCAGGTGCTGGACGGCCAATCGTCGAGGTTAATCGCATGTTAAAGCAATTTAACGAAATGAAGACTATGATGAGTAAAGCGATGAATGGTAATACAGCTCAAATGGAACAGATGATGGGTGCTTTGCAGGGTGGTGGAATGCCTGGTATGCCTTCAATGGGTGGTAAAGGACTTGGTCAAAAGATGCAGAATATGGCAATGAAGCGGATGGCACGTCAAATTCAAAAAAATAAGAAGAAACGCCGCTAATTTAGCAAATTTTGAATGGCCTATCATGCACGGTTTGTTAACAACTTGAGTTCTTTTGACATTTGAAAGCTACGCTTATTTAAAGGCATATCGTCTATAAATAACGTTAAAATGGAGAGGTCAATCAGATGACACGAGTAGTAATTGCATCAAATAATACGCATAAAACGAAAGAAATCCTTCAGTATTTGCAATTATTTAAAATAACGGCGGTTAATTATCGTGACTTACATGCGAGGATTGAATTTCCGGTGGAAACCACAGATAACATGAAGGTGAATGCTGCTCAAAAATCAAGTGCCATTCATCAATTGCTTCCAGACGAATTTGTTTTAGCTGATGATTCGGCGCTCTTTGTTCCGGCAATTCCAGATCATTTTGGTGTGACAACGATGCGCGAGTTTAAATCACAGCAGTTGAAGACTGATAGCGAGATTAATCGCTATGTGTTAGCACAACTGTTGCCAGGTACGTCTCGCAAGGCATATTTAGCTGCCTATTTTACATTAATCACGCCACAGAATGATTATGTTGAAATTACAACGACTGGTGGTGAATCTTTAGCAATGGCGCCTAGGGGGAATGAATCCGGATTGGATGCCATTGTCATGGCGGAAAATGGCTTGACGTTAGCTGAAATGTCTATTGCGGAGCGAATCCATTATTCTCATCGTGGTCGAGCAGTGATAAAATTACATCAATATTTAGTTAATCATACTGAATGGCCTAAGTCATAGGCCTTGAAATAATGGATTTTATCTAAGTTAGAATCATTAATTTTAATGTGTAAAGGAAAAACACTTTACACCAGCAAATTTGTCTGTTAATATATTAAGAGTAGAAAAATACTGGAGGAAATTAAATATGGCTGTTAAAATTCGCTTGAAGCGTATGGGATCAAAGAAGCGCCCATTTTATCGTGTTGTTGTTGCAGATTCACGTTCACCACGTGATGGTCGATTCATTGAAACAGTTGGTACTTACAACCCATTGGTTGAGCCAGCTGAAGTTAAATTAAATGAAGAATCAATTGTTGCTTGGTTAAACAATGGTGCGCAACCATCTGATACAGTTAAGAACTTGTTATCAAATGCTGGTATCATGAAGAAGTTCCACGAAGCAAAGTTCTCAAAGTAATAAAAAAGCATCCATGACTGGGTGCTTTTTTATTACGTAAGTCGAAATAAATTGAGGGTAACATGTCAAAAAAGTATCCGACAGCACAACTAATTGGCGTTGTCATGCAACAAAATAGTAATGGTCAGTTTGTTCCTGAGAAATCCACACTATCATTAGCTGATTTTCATAGTTGGCGAGTTGGAAAACATACTAAAGGTAAACTAGGAAAACCAGGGCAATTGTTTTTAACCGAGAATCAATTAACAGTCATGTTGGTTATAGTTAAAGACTTGGGCTTTAATGATCGTCATCAGTTTGCAACCATGGGACGTTTCTTACAAAATAGTGTTGATGAAAAAGTGTACGATTCAATATTGTCAGCGTATAATGATTTAATATCAAATTCATAATTAGTGACATCAGATTGGCGATTAAATAAAATATTGAATGAGTATGTTGAACTTAAATGGTTAATTCACGAAATAATCCGAAAAAAGTCAAGCATGACTTGAAAATCGTCATGAAAATTTGTTATATTATGTACTTACACAGTAAATCTTACGATGCTATATTAAGAATACATTTATTATCATTATTTATAATCAAATAACGTTTACATAATAATGGTCCAGTAGTTTGCATGATGAAGACAGAGAGTGGGGAAAACGTCATTCTATCATCAAGCATTCAAAATGATTTTAACGATGGCTTGGACGATTTAAACAAAAAAGCGAGGGAATCAATGTTAAAAGGAGAATGGAAATATTTTAAGGCGCACCCATTTTTAATGGTTGTTGCGGTAGTCTTATTGTTTGTACCATCAATTTATGCAGTGACGTTTTTAACGTCCTTATGGGATCCGTACGGTAAGCTAAACGATTTACCAGTAGCAATTGTCAATCAAGACCATGAAATTAATTATCAAGGACAAGATTTAACGGTTGGTGCGGATTTGGCAGCACAGTTGAAAAAGTCAAAGGCAATGGATTTTAAATTCCCAACGGCTAAAAAGGCCGCAAGTGGGCTAAAAAGCGGCAAATACTATATGGTTGTCACAATACCAAAAGATTTTTCTGAAAATGTGACAACTATTACAGATAGGTCACCTAAGAAGTTGGATTTGGTCTATGAAACGTCATCTGGACACAGTTTTATCGCTGGTAAATTGACTTCTAGCGGCGCAGAAAAGATTAAAAACACTGTTGCTAGTGAAGTGCTTAAGAGCTATACAAAAACAATCATCAAACAAGTAAAAAAGATGACACCGGCACTGAGTCAAGCGGCATCAGCAAATCAACAGTTAGCTGATGGCACGACAAAAATTAAGGCTGGGACTGATCAGTTGACTAATGGGCTGGCAACACTGGGAAATGGGACTAGTCAGTTACAAAGCGGTTCTTCAACACTATCATCTGGACTAGCAACATATACCAATGGCGTTAGTCAAGCTAATAGTGGGTCACAGCAATTGGCTGATGGATTAAACCAATTAAATCAAGCCATGAAATCGTCTGATGTTGAAACGCAGTTAAGTAAAATTCAATCAAGTCTTAAGACGATAACGGATGGTATTGATAAAGTCAAACAAGATTTACCAGCGGGCACTGATCTCAATCAAGAAATCGAAAAAATTGAACAAGTGTTAAAAGATATTGACACACTAAGTGCTGAATTAATTAAGATTCAAACGCAAATTGAAAATAGTCGCGATACTATTAAGCAACAGATTGCAACCGAGGGTAAAAAAGCGGGTTTGTCTGATGATCAGATTAAGAAGTTACAAGACACAGTTGACCAAGCATATGATGATCCTGAGCTACAAAAAGCAATGGCTGACGTTAAACAAAAATTAACATTAGTTGAGGATAGTATCTCATTGATGCTGAATGTCTTACCAATCATTCAAAATACGGATTTGAATCAAGTCAACAGTGAAATGAATCAATTAGCGCAGATTCCAGGTGCAATTAATCAATTGGCAGTTGGGGCTAACCAACTTAACAGTGGTCTAAGCACATTGAATGCAAATAGCTCAGCTTTGAATGGTGGAGCACAACAGCTACAAGCTGGCTTAATGACCGCCAATGACGGTGTTAATCAATTGAGTACTGGTGCTAAACAAATCGGACCAGCATTGGATCAAGTTCACGATGGAAATCAGACATTAGCTGATAAATTAAAAGCCAGTATTAAGCAATTAAAGCTCTTACCAACAGGTAAGAAGAATATCGACCAATTCACATCGGCTGTTGATGGTAAACATGTTGAACGGGATCATGTACCAAACAATGGTACTGGAATGGCACCTTATATGTTCTCAGTTGGTTTGTTCGTTGGTATGTTAGCCTTTAATCTCATGATGGATCTTGTCACACCAAGAGCTAAGATTAAAAATGTTTGGCACTGGATTAATACTAAAGTTGGTTTGATGCTGGTATTTTCTGTTTTGGCGGGTTCAATTCTTTACGGATTATCATTACTGATTTTGAAGTTAGACCCAATTTATGTTGGACAAACATGGGGTGTTATTGTTCTAACATCAGTCATGAGTGGGGCAATCGTCAGCATGTTATATGTTTGGTTTGGAAAGGTTGGTGCGTTCTTAGCAATGGTCGCCTTGGTGCTCCAACTGAGTGGATCGGCCGGAACTTATCCAATTCAATTATCAAATCATTTCTTTGAAGCGATTCATCCATATTTGCCAATGACCTATTCAATCAATGCAATGCGTGAAACAATGATGATCGGTGATTCAGCATTACCTGATATAATAGTAATGATCTGTGTCACGCTTGTTGCCTTAGCATTGATGGTCTTATTCTATCTATCACATGTTAAGCAGATGCGACGTTTGAGCGATGTAACGGGTGAGTAATTTAATCGAGGAGAAGGTTATCTATGGCCCGATATAAAGTAGGCGATATTGTAAATACACATGGAATAAAAGGGGAAGTTCGCGTGATTGCCACGACGGACTTTCCAGAGTCACGTTTTGTTAAAGGACAGGTATTGTTTATTGATACAACACCAGCTGTGAAAGTCGAAATAGCAACCGTTCGTAAGCATAAACAATTTATTCTATTGAGTTTTGTTGATTATCAAAATATTAATTTGATTGAAAAATTTAAGGGGACAAGCCTCTCAATTGATGGCGAAGACCTACAGGAACTTGCTGATGATGAATATTTTTACCATGAAATTGTCGGGCTTTCAGTCAAAGATAATGATAGTGGTCAGACGTTAGGAAAAGTAAAAGAGATTTTGCAACTACCGGCCAATGATGTTTGGGTGATTCAACGTGAAGATGATAAAGACTTATTACTACCCTTTATTGAACAAGTAGTGACTGAAATTGATTTAAATCAGGGTGTTGCCTATGTTAATGTATTGGAAGAGTGGCAAGTAGATGAGAATTGATGTATTAAGTATCTTTCCAAAAATGTTTGCTCCAATGCGCGAGTCAATTATGGGGAAAGTTATTGAACGTGGCCTGGTTGACTTTAATGTGATTGATTTTCGTGATTTTACAACGAACAAACATCACAACGTTGATGATGTTATCTATGGTGGTGGACAGGGAATGCTGTTAATGCCACAACCAATCTTTGATGCGATGGCACATGTTGAAGCCACCGCTGGCGATCGTGGGCGGGTGATTCTTTTGGATCCAGCTGGTCGAAAATTTGACCAACATGTGGCAGAAGAATTGGCCCAAGAATCGCATTTAACATTCATTGCTGGTCATTATGAAGGCTATGATGAACGTATTCGATCATTGGTGACAGATGAAATTTCGTTGGGAGATTTTGTCTTAACTGGTGGTGAATTAGGGGCAATGGTGGTGATTGATGCCACTGTTCGGCTACTGGACGAAGCATTAGGAGATAAGATGTCTGCTGTTGACGATTCATTTTCAACCGGACTACTGGAATATCCGCAATATACGCGTCCAGCTGAATTTCGGGGCATGAAAGTGCCAGACGTTTTATTGAGCGGGCATCATGCTCATATAAAATCATGGCGGTTAAAGGAATCATTACGTCGCACATATGAACGCCGACCTGATTTATTGGAGAATTATCAATTATCAGCTGAAGAACAGAAACTTTTGAATGAAATTAAGGCAGAAAGTCAACTAAATGAATAGTAAGAAAAAGGGTGATTTCAAATCGCCCTTTTTTCAATAGTGCTGAGTATTCAATTG from Weissella diestrammenae includes:
- the trmD gene encoding tRNA (guanosine(37)-N1)-methyltransferase TrmD; the protein is MRIDVLSIFPKMFAPMRESIMGKVIERGLVDFNVIDFRDFTTNKHHNVDDVIYGGGQGMLLMPQPIFDAMAHVEATAGDRGRVILLDPAGRKFDQHVAEELAQESHLTFIAGHYEGYDERIRSLVTDEISLGDFVLTGGELGAMVVIDATVRLLDEALGDKMSAVDDSFSTGLLEYPQYTRPAEFRGMKVPDVLLSGHHAHIKSWRLKESLRRTYERRPDLLENYQLSAEEQKLLNEIKAESQLNE